In Sinorhizobium sojae CCBAU 05684, a single window of DNA contains:
- a CDS encoding PAAR domain-containing protein has translation MGGQPVTLKGHMHMCPMVDPGPKPHIGGPVISTGQNFVCVEGVPIATVSDTCLCSGVPTTSDSIASGSSIAEINGKKVARTGDSCSHGGRLVQGVPWITFE, from the coding sequence ATGGGCGGACAACCAGTTACCCTCAAAGGCCACATGCATATGTGCCCCATGGTTGACCCGGGGCCAAAGCCGCATATCGGCGGACCAGTGATCTCGACCGGCCAGAATTTCGTCTGTGTCGAGGGCGTTCCCATCGCGACGGTGAGCGACACATGCCTGTGTTCCGGCGTGCCGACAACATCGGATAGCATTGCGAGCGGCTCCTCAATCGCTGAGATCAACGGCAAGAAGGTTGCACGCACCGGAGATTCCTGTTCGCATGGCGGGCGCCTAGTTCAAGGCGTGCCGTGGATAACATTCGAGTAA